In Oryza sativa Japonica Group chromosome 3, ASM3414082v1, one DNA window encodes the following:
- the LOC4333447 gene encoding uncharacterized protein, with translation MAMSSSSFPTATATATASFPNWVMLERFVFRRDDDKSFPDDTKATLRASGSGSHKTPFTIAFRIADPPAISRLYVQWPQGPNPEEMVACHLVATHRNLVLVCFCYIVECPVPACPQDYFIFTASGDDPVSSPLLKALPPCTYQPKGGEPLPCTYQPEGGFPPSDVEGDGNLRYPLEFRSVGILCQGEEFAVAELQVLRNINANVKARLCVLRSAISSKGEDGDGGGRWDIMELPIVYGSGEEYWDIFYWTTDTVIAFQNYLCWVDYDRGMLFCDVLQKRPGIAFIRFPLDSFPNGRSRRHFSQVYRGVSVTPSATALAPSSLLMSTGSIASC, from the coding sequence ATGGcgatgtcctcctcctccttccccaccgccaccgccaccgccaccgcctccttccCCAACTGGGTGATGCTGGAGCGATTTGTCTTCCGCAGAGACGACGACAAGTCATTCCCCGACGACACCAAGGCTACACTGAGGGCATCCGGTTCCGGATCCCACAAGACCCCCTTTACCATCGCCTTCCGTATCGCCGACCCTCCGGCGATCTCCCGCCTGTACGTGCAGTGGCCACAGGGCCCGAatccggaggagatggtggcatGCCACCTCGTGGCCACCCACCGCAACCTCGTTCTCGTATGCTTCTGCTACATCGTCGAGTGCCCTGTTCCGGCTTGCCCGCAGGACTACTTCATCTTCACCGCGTCCGGCGACGACCCAGTTTCCTCGCCGCTACTCAAAGCCCTCCCCCCATGTACCTACCAGCCAAAAGGGGGGGAACCCCTCCCATGTACCTACCAGCCAGAAGGCGGCTTCCCCCCATCTGATGTTGAGGGCGACGGCAACCTGCGGTATCCATTGGAGTTTCGATCCGTCGGCATCTTGTGCCAAGGCGAAGAGTTTGCCGTCGCCGAGCTGCAGGTCCTCAGAAACATCAATGCTAATGTCAAAGCCAGACTGTGCGTGCTCCGCTCGGCCATATCCTCCAAAGGtgaagatggagatggaggcggCCGGTGGGATATCATGGAGCTGCCAATCGTGTACGGCAGCGGCGAAGAGTACTGGGACATCTTCTACTGGACCACTGACACTGTGATCGCCTTCCAAAACTACCTCTGCTGGGTGGACTACGACCGAGGCATGCTCTTCTGCGACGTACTGCAGAAAAGGCCTGGAATCGCCTTCATCCGGTTTCCTCTGGACAGCTTCCCTAACGGTAGATCTCGCCGCCATTTCTCCCAGGTGTACCGTGGTGTGTCTGTCACACCGAGTGCGACGGCTCTGGCGCCCTCAAGTTTGCTGATGTCAACCGGCTCGATAGCAAGTTGTTAG